The window TTGGATTCAAAATGAGAACTGACAGTTTCATTCCAGGAAAAATGGGGTTTCTTAAAATTAGGAATGAGATTTTCTTCTCCcaagtcacatttttttttttctggtaaccCGTCCTCTTGTCGGTACAACTAACAAGCTCTTCTTGAGAAAAGAACAGCTTTGGCAGATGTCtcacaacaaagaaacagaatgcCACAACAATAATGACAAAAATTCCTAGGGAAGTTTTCCCTTTTCCGTTAGTTTTCCCCTCTCAATCAGTATATGTTTTTTGGATCATTTCTGGGCCATGACCTCCCATGACTGAAAGCTGTCACCGCTGCCAACAACAACCAGCTTGTTGGCACTGCAGCGTGGTCATGCAGCTTCTTATAATTTCTCTTTCTTGGTCAGACGAAGTGCGGGCTGGCACCTTCCGGCAACTTTTTCATCCAGAACAGCTGATCACTGGAAAGGAAGATGCGGCTAATAACTATGCTCGTGGACACTACACCGTTGGCAAAGAAAGCATTGATATAGTGATTGATCGTGTTCGTAAGCTGGTAAGTCCCAGTAGTTTTGTAACAGCACTTTAgttccactgaaggaagaagtgCGCTACAGGCAAGGTGAATCAGTTCAAAAGGAGACTACAAGAAGTACAGAACTATTACCACTCTAAGAAAGAAGACCAGTAGTCACCTCCCAGCTGCATGGTTTCAGATATTCTTAAAAGATGTTTCTGAACATGtaatttttcatcatttctacGCAATTCAtcagcaattctatgattctatcatgtGCATAGCTCTGAAACACCTATACTGACATAAAAGGGTGGATTACATAGTTCTGTGTTACTGGTTTCAGTTAGATTGACAGAAAGAACTGTGGAGTTCAGGGAGAGAGCTCACTGTTAAGAGGCTAATTTTTATGTCAAAAGCTGAGCCAGTGAAGGAAGCGAATAACAAGATTATCATCAGCTCTTTCTCAAGAAATACTGACCTAAAATATGTGCTGCATACTGCTGATGATTGCTCTCTCCTTCATCTCAGAATAAGCAAACGCTTATGTAGATGCTTACGCGATGTAGTCTTTTAATTCGTTTTTGGCCCCTATTCTTCCATTTTATCTTTTGGTTTCTAGGCTGATGCCTGTTCCGGACTGCAGGGATTCCTCATCTTCCACAGCTTTGGAGGGGGCACCGGCTCTGGATTTACCTCTTTGCTGATGGAGCGCCTCTCTGTGGATTATGGAAAGAAATCTAAACTAGAGTTTGCCATCTACCCAGCTCCTCAGGTCTCCACTGCTGTGGTAGAACCCTACAATTCCATCCTTACCACGCACACCACTCTGGAACACTCAGACTGTGCCTTCATGGTGGACAATGAGGCTATATATGACATCTGTCGCAGAAACCTAGACATTGAACGCCCAACGTACACTAACCTCAATCGCCTGATCAGCCAGATTGTCTCCTCCATCACTGCATCGCTGCGCTTTGATGGTGCCCTCAATGTGGATCTGACAGAATTCCAGACAAACCTGGTGCCCTACCCACGTATCCACTTCCCCTTGGTGACCTATGCCCCCATCATCTCTTCTGAAAGAGCATATCACGAGCAGCTCTCGGTGGCTGAAATCACCAGCTCCTGCTTTGAGCCCAACAACCAGATGGTGAAATGTGACCCACGGCATGGGAAGTACATGGCTTGCTGCATGCTCTATCGTGGTGATGTAGTTCCCAAAGATGTCAACGTAGCAATTGCTGCCATCAAGACCAAGAGAAATATCCAGTTTGTTGACTGGTGTCCAACAGGCTTCAAGGTGAGAATGCCATGAGTTTAACTTTTAAAGTCCAGCTGAGATCTTGCACTTAAAGCTTTAGATCTTGCATGCTTTTCACTTGTGAGAGGAATGAACCTATAAAAGGTTTGTGGGTATAAAATATGCGCTTTCTCCTTCAGGAATCCTAATGGCACGgatttgtaaatatttataaggGGAAATCTAGGTGTGTGAGTTCAAATCTAAAGTCATATTGATTTCAGACCTGAATTGTGAAAGAGCCAGTGAGTGTGCTCTCTGAAGCAACAACTAAAACTAAGGGAATGCTGAAGACAGTACATTCAATAAAGGAAATGCtgatcctggagaagctgtcagTTAACCCTCTCATACGGAAGTGCTACATGGCCTCTCTCCTCTGGTTCCATAGAATGCTGACAAACATAATTTCTACAGGAATACAGACAGTAGTCGTGCAAAAACATCCGTCATGCAAACTAGTTTAAGAAACCGAGTACTTTAAACTGGGAACCAACTTTCCATATTAGTTTGAATCTTACTGAAACTGTATGTTCAGTGTTGAGTAGCTCTTAAGAAAGCCAGGAAGTTTCCAGTGTAGATTAAACAGAATAAGTACACAGCAATTAAAACGCTCATATATTGTGTATGAccttattatattttattgcatttgcCATTTGATAGTGGTACCATGCTATCACAGCATctgtaacttcatttttttcaacttcCTGACTGCTTTCTGCCCTTTTTCATACTTCTCTCATATTCCTACTTCCAGGTTGGGATCAACTATCAGCCTCCTACAGTAGTTCCTGGGGGAGACTTAGCCCAGGTTCAGCGAGCAGTCTGCATGCTCAGCAACACCACAGCCATTGCAGAGGCCTGGGCAAGGCTTGACCACAAGTTTGATCTTATGTACGCCAAGAGAGCCTTTGTGCACTGGTACGTAAGTGAAGGCATGGAGGAAGGAGAATTTGCAGAGGCCCGAGAGGACCTGGCTGCCCTGGAGAAGGACTATGAGGAAGTGGGAACTGACTcatttgaagatgaaaatgatgaagagtaattttaaaatacatcttgTTCCTAGTGAGCACAGAATTGTCTCTGTATCACTGTATTGCATATGTCTATGATTATGTCACACCTTTGTTTGTAATATACACCAATACCGGAGGAGTCACGTAAAGACATTTTTTTGCTCCACGAATCACAGGTAAATTGTCCTGTAAGATACAATTAGCTGTAGTAATGCTCCACCATTCCCAACAATGTACAGTGACTTGCTCTCCTCTCTTGCACATTTAATATAAGCTTTTTAAAACTCTAATACACATTAAAACATGATAATCCAATAAATACAAGCTTATAATGGATTACAGTGAAACACTATagttttcaaatttaaatttgacatagctttgccttttgcttgttGGCATGGCAAATAACAATGGAAATGGAGAACcggctcctctgctctgtgcttcgTTATCCTCTAAATGACCTTCAACTGATTGACATAAGATGGGCATTTCACTCTTCTTTGAAATATCACTTCTGataaagcaaatgttttaatCGCAAATGTTAAAGCAGTGATCTTTTACAGACTTGGAAGAGAAACATCTGTGTTTTGAAAGCAAATATTCCTTTTGGTTGGGTCCAAAAGCATTACAGCTGCAACCcgtggaatattttttttcagtttctgtaattctttaaatgggaaaattgcctcctttaaaaaacaacaaacaaaccaacaaacatcaaacaaacaaacaaagctttttaaattattattattattttttgcataaTTCCTACTAAGTCTAAAGCATTTCAGTATTCTTTACCTGAATGGTTCTTCCTCTGCAAGCAGCATTCCCTACTTTATCCATGAGATCACAATGTCATCTTTATTTAGTAGACCACCTGCAAGTGAATATGCAATACAGGCATTTGAATGTTCACTCAAAGATAATTCaagtcagaaataaaagacCCTGAATTTATAGGATTCTCATCTTAAGTAGGCAGTGACAATCTTTCTTGActaaaaaaaacactgcaactTTTAATGTAGATATAGAGCCCTGATGGGATGCAACCAcaagtgctgagggagctggcagatgTCGTTGTGAGGCCACTCTCAACAATCTCTGATCAATCGTGGCTACTGGGAGAAGTGTCCAAAgactggaagaaaggaaatgccactcctatcttcaaaaagggcaagcaGGAGGATTCAGGGTACTGCAGGCTGTTCAGCCTCACCTTGATCATTGGGAAGGTAATCCTTGAGCATCTAAGCCTGGACACCATTTACAGGCACATTAAct of the Gallus gallus isolate bGalGal1 chromosome 1, bGalGal1.mat.broiler.GRCg7b, whole genome shotgun sequence genome contains:
- the TUBA8A gene encoding tubulin alpha-4 chain, translated to MRECISVHVGQAGVQIGNACWELFCLEHGIQPDGTFKDQHNQLNYDDSFTTFFNETVTGKHVPRAVIVDLEPTVVDEVRAGTFRQLFHPEQLITGKEDAANNYARGHYTVGKESIDIVIDRVRKLADACSGLQGFLIFHSFGGGTGSGFTSLLMERLSVDYGKKSKLEFAIYPAPQVSTAVVEPYNSILTTHTTLEHSDCAFMVDNEAIYDICRRNLDIERPTYTNLNRLISQIVSSITASLRFDGALNVDLTEFQTNLVPYPRIHFPLVTYAPIISSERAYHEQLSVAEITSSCFEPNNQMVKCDPRHGKYMACCMLYRGDVVPKDVNVAIAAIKTKRNIQFVDWCPTGFKVGINYQPPTVVPGGDLAQVQRAVCMLSNTTAIAEAWARLDHKFDLMYAKRAFVHWYVSEGMEEGEFAEAREDLAALEKDYEEVGTDSFEDENDEE